A window of Tripterygium wilfordii isolate XIE 37 chromosome 7, ASM1340144v1, whole genome shotgun sequence contains these coding sequences:
- the LOC120002831 gene encoding aminopeptidase M1-like isoform X4, giving the protein MLWNLLSVKSGSRTLRQYHPCDVSLDDDSEILFLVFHEKLGVGDGLLGIEFSGALNDHLRGFYRCTYVDMGEKKNMAVTQFEAVDARRCFPCWDEPALKATFKITVDVPLELKVLSNMPVIDEKFDGNIKTVHFEESPVMSTYLVALVIGVFDHIEATTADGVKVRVYCPVGTSDKGKFSLDVAVKMLELFTEYFSMPYPLAKLDMVAVPEFSGGAMENYGLITYRENELLHDAKLSTTAKKQHLTIVVAHEVAHQWFGNLVTMEWWTHLWLNEGFATWVSYMAADRIFPEWKLWTQFLQLSTSGLEMDALEQSHPIEVDIHHARSVLEVFDAIGYYKGSAIIRMLQGYLGDDMIQNSLRAYMKRYAWSNVKTEDFWSALSKESGAQVNSLMDSWTKQKGYPVIFVKSQDLILEFEQSQFLLSGSRGDGQWIVPITLCLGSYDRRKNFLMDSTVERVDISELLPSPDDNSESFKGTNDEHFWIKVNVEQSGFYRVKYEDKLAAQLRKAVENNCLSATDKFGILDDTYALCVACELPFSSLLSLMDVYRKELDYIVLSKLIDACYNVVKIARDAIPGSVKEMKEFVIGILLYAAEELGWEPVSGESHLSALSRGEVFMALADLDHKKTHEEAMQRFQMLINDGNTECLSADMRRAAYIAIMRNCSTSNRSGLDSLLKIYREVDTVQEKERVLRYLASCPDPNIGVEVLNFLVSDEVRDQDIIYGLAGISTECCEIAWEWLKENWDLILKRHGDGMLLTHFVRDIVTPFASNEKADEVEAFFMDRVHPSIAMTLKQSIEQVRIKVRWAHSIQQEQSLEDIIKQLASRE; this is encoded by the exons ATGCTGTGGAACTTACTGTCAGTGAAGTCTGGTTCAAGAACGCTGAGA CAGTACCATCCTTGTGATGTCAGTTTAGATGATGATAGTGAGATACTTTTTTTGGTCTTCCATGAAAAGCTTGGTGTTGGTGATGGATTGCTGGGGATTGAGTTTTCTGGGGCTCTTAATGATCATTTGAGGGGGTTTTATAGATG TACATATGTGGATATGGGAGAGAAGAAGAATATGGCAGTTACACAATTTGAAGCCGTGGACGCAAGGCGGTGCTTTCCATGCTGGGATGAACCTGCTCTTAAG GCTACCTTCAAAATAACAGTGGATGTCCCTCTAGAATTGAAAGTGTTGTCTAACATGCCCGTTATTGATGAAAAGTTTGATGGGAACATTAAGACTGTCCATTTTGAGGAATCCCCTGTCATGTCAACTTATTTGGTTGCTCTTGTTATCGGTGTGTTTGATCACATTGAAGCTACAACGGCTGATG GTGTTAAGGTTCGCGTATACTGTCCAGTGGGCACGAGTGATAAAGGGAAGTTTTCTTTAGATGTTGCTGTTAAGATGCTTGAACTATTTACTGA ATACTTTTCAATGCCATACCCACTTGCTAAACTTGATATGGTTGCTGTCCCTGAGTTTTCTGGTGGAGCTATGGAGAATTATGGTTTGATTACATATAGAGAGAATGAGTTGCTTCACGATGCTAAACTTTCAACAACTGCTAAAAAACAGCAC CTGACAATTGTTGTGGCGCATGAAGTGGCCCATCAATGGTTTGGCAATCTGGTAACAATGGAATGGTGGACTCATTTATGGCTAAATGAGGGTTTTGCAACATGG GTTAGTTATATGGCCGCTGACAGAATATTTCCTGAGTGGAAACTGTGGACTCAGTTTCTTCAACTAAGTACTAGTGGCCTAGAGATGGATGCACTGGAACAATCACATCCAATTGAG GTGGATATACACCACGCTCGTTCAGTTCTTGAAGTTTTTGATGCCATTGGTTATTATAAGGGATCTGCTATCATTAGAATGTTGCAGGGATATCTTGGGGATGACATGATCCAG AATTCCTTGAGGGCATACATGAAAAGATATGCTTGGAGTAACGTCAAAACAGAAGATTTTTGGAGCGCTCTTTCTAAGGAATCGGGAGCTCAAGTAAACTCACTAATGGATAGTTGGACAAAGCAAAAAGGCTATCCAGTTATCTTTGTAAAATCTCAAGATCTTATTTTGGAATTTGAACAG TCACAGTTTCTCTTGTCTGGTTCCCGTGGTGATGGGCAATGGATTGTACCAATAACCCTATGCCTTGGCTCATACGATAGGCGCAAGAATTTCCTTATGGATTCAACAGTTGAAAGGGTGGATATATCAGAGCTTTTACCTTCTCCTGATGACAATTCAGAGTCGTTCAAAGGAACAAATGATGAACATTTTTGGATCAAAGTTAATGTTGAGCAGAGTGGTTTTTATAGAGTAAAATACGAAGATAAACTGGCAGCTCAATTGAGGAAGGCAGTAGAGAACAACTGCTTGTCAGCTACAGATAAATTTG GCATTTTGGATGATACATATGCCCTTTGTGTGGCTTGTGAGCTACCATTCTCTTCTTTGCTTAGCTTGATGGATGTGTACAGAAAAGAGCTTGATTACATTGTATTGTCAAAACTCATCGAT GCCTGTTATAATGTTGTGAAGATCGCAAGAGATGCCATTCCTGGTTCagtaaaagaaatgaaagaatttGTCATTGGGATTCTTCTATATGCTGCTGA AGAACTAGGCTGGGAACCAGTTTCTGGAGAGAGTCATCTAAGCGCGTTGTCGAGGGGAGAAGTTTTTATGGCCTTGGCTGATTTGGACCATAAGAAAACTCACGAAGAAGCAATGCAGCGTTTTCAGATGCTAATAAACGATGGCAACACCGAGTGTCTTTCAGCCGACATGAGAAGG GCAGCATACATTGCCATAATGAGGAATTGTAGCACCTCAAATAGAAGTGGACTTGATTCGCTTTTGAAGATTTATAGGGAAGTTGATACCGTGCAAGAGAAGGAACGGGTTCTGA GATATTTGGCATCATGTCCAGACCCAAATATAGGTGTAGAGGTTCTGAACTTTTTGGTGTCTGATGAG GTTCGAGATCAAGATATCATTTACGGATTAGCTGGAATAAGTACAGAATGCTGTGAAATAGCTTGGGAATGGTTGAAG GAGAATTGGGACCTAATATTGAAGAGGCATGGTGATGGGATGCTACTTACTCATTTCGTCAGAGATATAGTCACGCCG TTTGCAAGCAATGAAAAGGCTGATGAGGTTGAAGCATTTTTCATGGATCGCGTGCATCCATCGATTGCTATGACTTTGAAGCAAAGCATAGAGCAAGTCCGAATCAAAGTAAGGTGGGCTCACAGTATACAGCAAGAACAATCTCTTGAAGATATAATAAAACAATTAGCTTCCAGGGAGTGA
- the LOC120002831 gene encoding aminopeptidase M1-like isoform X6 translates to MEQKPSREQLKGQTRLPKFAIPKFYDIYLKPDLSLCNFSGTVCINLSITEPTNVILLNAVELTVSEVWFKNAESKQYHPCDVSLDDDSEILFLVFHEKLGVGDGLLGIEFSGALNDHLRGFYRCTYVDMGEKKNMAVTQFEAVDARRCFPCWDEPALKATFKITVDVPLELKVLSNMPVIDEKFDGNIKTVHFEESPVMSTYLVALVIGVFDHIEATTADGVKVRVYCPVGTSDKGKFSLDVAVKMLELFTEYFSMPYPLAKLDMVAVPEFSGGAMENYGLITYRENELLHDAKLSTTAKKQHLTIVVAHEVAHQWFGNLVTMEWWTHLWLNEGFATWVSYMAADRIFPEWKLWTQFLQLSTSGLEMDALEQSHPIEVDIHHARSVLEVFDAIGYYKGSAIIRMLQGYLGDDMIQNSLRAYMKRYAWSNVKTEDFWSALSKESGAQVNSLMDSWTKQKGYPVIFVKSQDLILEFEQSQFLLSGSRGDGQWIVPITLCLGSYDRRKNFLMDSTVERVDISELLPSPDDNSESFKGTNDEHFWIKVNVEQSGFYRVKYEDKLAAQLRKAVENNCLSATDKFGILDDTYALCVACELPFSSLLSLMDVYRKELDYIVLSKLIDACYNVVKIARDAIPGSVKEMKEFVIGILLYAAEELGWEPVSGESHLSALSRGEVFMALADLDHKKTHEEAMQRFQMLINDGNTECLSADMRRAAYIAIMRNCSTSNRSGLDSLLKIYREVDTVQEKERVLRYLASCPDPNIGSRSRYHLRISWNKYRML, encoded by the exons ATGGAGCAGAAACCGAGCAGGGAGCAACTCAAAGGCCAAACAAGGCTACCAAAGTTTGCAATCCCAAAATTCTATGATATTTACCTCAAACCTGATCTCTCTCTGTGCAATTTCTCTGGTACAGTTTGCATTAACCTTAGCATCACCGAACCTACCAACGTCATCCTCTTGAATGCTGTGGAACTTACTGTCAGTGAAGTCTGGTTCAAGAACGCTGAGAGTAAA CAGTACCATCCTTGTGATGTCAGTTTAGATGATGATAGTGAGATACTTTTTTTGGTCTTCCATGAAAAGCTTGGTGTTGGTGATGGATTGCTGGGGATTGAGTTTTCTGGGGCTCTTAATGATCATTTGAGGGGGTTTTATAGATG TACATATGTGGATATGGGAGAGAAGAAGAATATGGCAGTTACACAATTTGAAGCCGTGGACGCAAGGCGGTGCTTTCCATGCTGGGATGAACCTGCTCTTAAG GCTACCTTCAAAATAACAGTGGATGTCCCTCTAGAATTGAAAGTGTTGTCTAACATGCCCGTTATTGATGAAAAGTTTGATGGGAACATTAAGACTGTCCATTTTGAGGAATCCCCTGTCATGTCAACTTATTTGGTTGCTCTTGTTATCGGTGTGTTTGATCACATTGAAGCTACAACGGCTGATG GTGTTAAGGTTCGCGTATACTGTCCAGTGGGCACGAGTGATAAAGGGAAGTTTTCTTTAGATGTTGCTGTTAAGATGCTTGAACTATTTACTGA ATACTTTTCAATGCCATACCCACTTGCTAAACTTGATATGGTTGCTGTCCCTGAGTTTTCTGGTGGAGCTATGGAGAATTATGGTTTGATTACATATAGAGAGAATGAGTTGCTTCACGATGCTAAACTTTCAACAACTGCTAAAAAACAGCAC CTGACAATTGTTGTGGCGCATGAAGTGGCCCATCAATGGTTTGGCAATCTGGTAACAATGGAATGGTGGACTCATTTATGGCTAAATGAGGGTTTTGCAACATGG GTTAGTTATATGGCCGCTGACAGAATATTTCCTGAGTGGAAACTGTGGACTCAGTTTCTTCAACTAAGTACTAGTGGCCTAGAGATGGATGCACTGGAACAATCACATCCAATTGAG GTGGATATACACCACGCTCGTTCAGTTCTTGAAGTTTTTGATGCCATTGGTTATTATAAGGGATCTGCTATCATTAGAATGTTGCAGGGATATCTTGGGGATGACATGATCCAG AATTCCTTGAGGGCATACATGAAAAGATATGCTTGGAGTAACGTCAAAACAGAAGATTTTTGGAGCGCTCTTTCTAAGGAATCGGGAGCTCAAGTAAACTCACTAATGGATAGTTGGACAAAGCAAAAAGGCTATCCAGTTATCTTTGTAAAATCTCAAGATCTTATTTTGGAATTTGAACAG TCACAGTTTCTCTTGTCTGGTTCCCGTGGTGATGGGCAATGGATTGTACCAATAACCCTATGCCTTGGCTCATACGATAGGCGCAAGAATTTCCTTATGGATTCAACAGTTGAAAGGGTGGATATATCAGAGCTTTTACCTTCTCCTGATGACAATTCAGAGTCGTTCAAAGGAACAAATGATGAACATTTTTGGATCAAAGTTAATGTTGAGCAGAGTGGTTTTTATAGAGTAAAATACGAAGATAAACTGGCAGCTCAATTGAGGAAGGCAGTAGAGAACAACTGCTTGTCAGCTACAGATAAATTTG GCATTTTGGATGATACATATGCCCTTTGTGTGGCTTGTGAGCTACCATTCTCTTCTTTGCTTAGCTTGATGGATGTGTACAGAAAAGAGCTTGATTACATTGTATTGTCAAAACTCATCGAT GCCTGTTATAATGTTGTGAAGATCGCAAGAGATGCCATTCCTGGTTCagtaaaagaaatgaaagaatttGTCATTGGGATTCTTCTATATGCTGCTGA AGAACTAGGCTGGGAACCAGTTTCTGGAGAGAGTCATCTAAGCGCGTTGTCGAGGGGAGAAGTTTTTATGGCCTTGGCTGATTTGGACCATAAGAAAACTCACGAAGAAGCAATGCAGCGTTTTCAGATGCTAATAAACGATGGCAACACCGAGTGTCTTTCAGCCGACATGAGAAGG GCAGCATACATTGCCATAATGAGGAATTGTAGCACCTCAAATAGAAGTGGACTTGATTCGCTTTTGAAGATTTATAGGGAAGTTGATACCGTGCAAGAGAAGGAACGGGTTCTGA GATATTTGGCATCATGTCCAGACCCAAATATAG GTTCGAGATCAAGATATCATTTACGGATTAGCTGGAATAAGTACAGAATGCTGTGA